The genomic segment GATTATGTCTTTGTCAAAAGTTGTAACTCGTAATTcaacaataatcatgattttcagtattctgactttgttggggggggggggttgctaatacaaaagaaaattgcCTATGTCAAATGGCTTATATCCTAAAATCTGTCAAATATTTTCAAGTTTAATATGACTATACATGAATAGTGTCACATCGAACCAAACAAACGATGAAAATCTTATTGTTCTTATAAATTCGGACTATAAGAACTAAATCATCATAAATCTTTAatcacataaaatatatatgaaatatcagACAGCAAGATATAGGCCTAGGCTCATTATTGGTAAAAATTAACATTGTAAAAACTAAGACAAATATTTAACAGAAATATCACATCGGAAATGATTCATATCATTGGAATCCTGAAAGGCTTAAGAAACTAATAGATTAATAGAAATTATTAAGTTTTCTGTACATTTTCCTCTTTTACAGCTAATGCACGAAGAGGTGATCGTGGAGGTATGGGGccagggagagagaggggagagggtCGTTTCGGAGGAAGACCTGACGGAGTGCCAATGGGAGGGCCAAGGCGAGGAGGTGGTGGAATGATGGATGGAAGGAGGTTTGATGGCCCCGGGTTGGGGCTTGGTGCCCCTCAGAGGGACCAACGAAGACAATTTGGTGGTCCGATGGTTGGTGGAAGAAGATCTGACGGTCCTTTCCGTGGCTCCAGACCTGAAGGAGTTGGAAGACCTTTCTTCGGTCAAGACGGAACCAGACGTGATGGTGGAGAAGAAGAAACCGCAGATGCCTCCAAAGAGTCTAAATCAATCTTTGATCGTTTTGGACTCGGTCCGCTTTTTAGAGGACAATCACGAGATCGGGGTCGTCTTCAGGATCAAGGAGGTCAGCATAACGACAACAGCGAAGAGGATGGAggtcatcgtcaccatcaccatcgctaccacccccaccatcatcaccaccgtcatAATCATACTGAAGGCCAACGCCCTCACAACAAGACGGGAAATTACCCACATCGTCATCACAACAAGACCGGAGACGGGGATTGGGACGGACCAAGATTCCAGATGAGGCCTTTCCGGTTCTTCAAAAACTGGCCATTTGGAAGACACAACCGAACCGAGGAAGGATCTCACGGACATGATGGCCGCCGCCATCCCTTTGGCAAGTTCCCAGGACGCTGGGGATCACATGAAAgcgaggaagaagaggaggagcagcagcagcagcaggagTCAACAACTAGGGAAAATGCAACCCCATCTTCCCCATCGGACGTGATAACACCATCCTCCCAACCGGAAGTGATTGAGATTGCaatcaatgacaatgaaataGATACTAATGTCATCGGACAACtgtaaattgtgttttaaaAATGACTGATactgtaaaaatgaagtctTCTATATCTTTCCTCTAGTATTGACTGATAAAAATTCCTGACGATGTTTCATCGATACTCAGGcatccatatattttttaatcacaaAGAGATAAGAAAATTGAATGAAGATACAACACGTTTCATCATGAATTTGACCTTTATCGTTATTGAAAGACTtgtaaaataaacatgataaatattatACCAAACTCGTGTTTTCATATAGCATTACTTTTTCATACACTACTACATAATTCTTAAATAATTActgaaagagaaaaggagagaatgTGATATTATGGGTTGAGATATTTTAGATTTAtaaatagaggggggggggtgggtggggaaAAATAGACTCCAAATAATTATTGGAATGAGCATGGTGAAAGAAAATAGGGGAGATAGATGCATGGGAAACTATTATGTGTGTGAAGTGCTACAGACAGAAGCTTGAAAGGAGAAAGAGGGACGAGCCAGAGAAGCCTAAAGAACTGAAGAGAGGGAGTGCGATATTAATAAATAGACACATGAGAGATTGGGAGTAGAAAGATCATGAAGATATATAGAGAGGAAAagtgatgaatatattaaagagtgagagagagatggaAGGGGAAAGGATGGGGTTGTTACTATAGTAATATAATGAGGTAAATTGTTACAGTATCTACCCCCATCCCCATCGTCCCAATGCTCAAGTGATCGGATCGACGGACATATATTCCATTAAAACACATCTTAAAAACATGCTCATCCCCCCTCATCCTGATTATTGTTGTTAGCAACGCCTCCATCATTTCCCTCCTCAATAAATCCCTTAGCCCCTGCTTGAGTTTAGGttatctttaaaggggaatcatcactatgacatcccatatgtggccaatttaaagtctccatgagtatagatTATATATGATtatcaatatttacaacttttaaaaattcataactttcttgttgtttgtccaatattgttcaaactttcacatatcAACTGGTctaatttatctttttcttataaaaacaagtttttaattgggttggattcccctttcagttattttccttattgttttacattttgttaGTTTTTCTTTTTGGTCCCCCTATTgcttttaatcatattttttaaattatcatattgtattttgttgCTTTCACCaatattgtatgtttttatgatttaattcaTATGATTTTGTGCTTTTGTCATTACCATGTTTGATTGTGtattgtactttttattttgtgtgtttATGGACCCCTACGAAAAACAGCATTTGCTGATAGAGTGTTCCATCCCACTAGtggaaaatgaatatataaatattgaattgaatttattagcaAATATCACTGTCAGGTACAATAATTTTACAAGGAATAATAcatcacatataaacaaaacatttggtaattggagctaacataaaagcaagatgctaatcgaggttagccccaaataatgtcattatcatagtttaaACAGTAAATCTAACTTAATctcaatattgtacatcaaattcaGTACCAATTCTACTTATTATACTGTTGCAGAAAATttcgatcattttcagttaacatatttacacaatttacaagaaaaaaatatcttaattattcacaaaaatctttatatagaaatatttgttttcaggcagtattttaccatacCAAATTAATTATAATCTTCCAGTAGCATTAATTTTAACGATTTGCTAAATATCTTACGACTGGGGGTGTTTCTAATATTACTTGGCAGATTGATTGTCAATTTGTTGGCATTGCACCATGCTGTTATTGTTTAAATTGAGACGAATTTCTGATAAATCAATATGTTGTTCATCACAATtgaaagtatgaaataaatttgagtcatctgcaaaaagacgtaaattgaaataatttgatgagTTTGCCAGATCGTTTATATACAACAAGAACAAAATTGGACCCAAAACTGATCCTTGTGGAATACCGCATGAAATCGACCTGTATTCGGAATTTACACCATCATAATTAACAAATTGCTTTCTGTTTCGTAAATAATCATTAAACCATTCTACTGCCTTACCACGAATGCCATAGTGTTCTAGTTTCTTAATGAGAATAGAATGATTAATCGTATCAAAAGCTTTAGCAAAATCGATGAATATTCCTACTGTCACCTTTCCTTCATCAGTATATCTTGTAATTTGATTAATCAGATTTATCAGTGAAAGTTTCGTACTGTATCCATTTCTAAAACCATATTGgtgtttatacaatatttcattcttttctatGAATTTCATCAATCGTGCATTCACtagtttttcaaatattttgctaaTCGCGGGTAAAATCGATATTGGTCTATAATTTTCAGGTAATTTTTTATCTCCCTTTTTGAAAACTGGTATAACTCTTGCAACTTTTAATTTATCTGGAAAAATGCATTTGGTAAATGATAGATTGAATATATGCGAAAGAGGTTTGCAAATACAATTCATAGCATATATCAATAGTCGAACTGATATGTCACCATAGCCACTTGCTTTAGATTGATCAAGAGTGTATAACATTTCTTTAACTTCTGAACTTGTTTATTGGCAGGAAGAAAAATGTTTGACTAATGTATGGACCCATGAACTCTCGGTAATTAACATTTGGCTCCTCAATTTTCTCAGCTAGATTTTTCCCAATAGTAGAGAAATAATTGTTGAGGAATTCAGATTCGAGCcgctatttttattcaaaagttcATTGATATGACTCCAAGTTTTCTTTGAATCTTTTTTGTCTGCTTTAAACTTATGTTCATAATGCATTTGCTTTGCTTCTTTAAGACGGTTGTTAACTGATTTctgtatttattatatttattcaaacaatctttattataatttgattttataacttgaaaaaaaagtttgtgcTTTGTCGATATTGAACGCTTAATACATCGTGTTATCCaaggtttatttttctttttctgtttaaGACATTTTGTCTCAATAGGAGCATGTTTATTACAAACAAATAAGATCTGTCTTTGGAAAATATTATAAGCTTCATTAGGATCCATACATTCTAAAACGCTTTTCCTAAAATCAGTAGTAACATGTAGATCATTACAAAATGAAtctattgaaaaattataaaattttctCCGTGTTAcactattttttctttgtttaacaCACTTGAAGTTCTTAAAAACGGAGTAAACTGGGAGATGGTCAGAAATATCTACTTCAATACACCCTGCTTGAATAGGATAggcatatatatttgtatagaaATGGTCAATGAGAGATATGCTAGAacttgttattcttgttggactTGTCATCAACTGACGTAAGCCATAACATTCTGTCATGTGAATAAACTCACAACTTTCAGTTGGAGATAAAAGATTTATATTGAAATCTCCTACAATATTGCAATGGTTTCTGTCTAGATTCAAGTTATGCAATTGCTCGTTGAGATCAAGACTAAATTCTTCAAAGTTACTGTTTGGTTTTCTATAAATTACCCCGAATATGATACTCGCATCCTGAATGAGAATTTTCAGCCATAATGATTCAGCATTGTGCAAGGACAAATTAGGCATTCGTTTGTAATTAAGTCCTGAATGAATATAAGCACCAACTCCTCCTCCTCTTGTAATATTTCTACATTATAATTCAAGATTATACCATGGCATTGAAAACTGATTTATGTCTTTAACATTCCAAACTTCTGATAATGCGAATatcaaaaaatgatttaaattcatcTTCATATACTTCTTTCAGCATTTCAAAATTGCGATTCAAAGATCTCACATTCACGTGCGAAATGAAGAATGACTGAGGAAAAGCTTTTGTCGAGGAAAATTTTTCAGTAGAAAGTGATGCTGTTGTTATTTGAAATGGATCAAGTTCTTCGTTATCATTAAGCGAAATTATGTTGATAAGATTAAATTGGTGGtggtattggtggtgatttttttacctgattgctaagaaagcatgaatgcttgtaagcaagcaaccagaggaccgacggcggtcctctccgaaggacctggtactgaggattaatgccttaccaaagggcactagcgcaccaagtgggaatcgaacccgggtcaccggaatacgagtcccccgctctaccgactgagctatcgcgcctcctatGTAGTATCCATTACGTTCATAAGCATTAcgtaaaagataaaataaagacatTACATATTTACAGTTATTTCAGCTTCGAAATATCTTCTTTCGAGAGTATGATGACAGGAGCTCATTTCTCGTCATTCCTGacatatatattttccattGTAAGTCCATAAGAACTTGTACCCAGCATTTTTTCTAGCTCCATTGGCGAGTCCTAGCAGCTCTCTTGTTGCACCGACGAGGTTCTCGTTGACAAAGGTTGATTCCAAGATCCGCAGAagtttatttatataaataaacaaataaaaaataaatgatatgaaTGTAACTTACATCTGGTAAATATCTCGAGGTGAGGTGAGTCATTGGCCGGTCTGCTTGGAGTTTGCCACGATGTTGTCGGAAAGAGTCCGCTCCCAGTACATGCCCGCCAGAAATTACATAGATTGCAGCTTTCTCCTATAGGCCTATGTAGGGAAGTGTCTGGCGTATTTAATACCTTTTGGAAATAGATCACCCAGAGTGGAACAAGATTTATAATCAGCATAGGGAATGTCAATGGTAATTGTACACAGTCTTGGCAGTTGGCTGAAGACTTTCTCGCTGGAACACTGAGTTGCATGGGTTTACACGTACTCCCCCAATACGTCTTTAATCAATCCAGGCATTCCCACTGATGCTTTTCACAAAGCAGTCTGGACTCTGGGGTGAGCAATTATAATCATTCCCCATGGAAGCTTACATCCATTTGACTTTAACTGATTTCTCTCCTTTCATCTTTAAACCCTTCTGAATACAATCTCATTAAAATTCTCTGAGCTACTCTACTACTCTCATATATACAAATTCCAATTAAAATTACTTCTTTTATTCTACTCCCGAACCCtctttacaaattaattttccaaaCTGAACATCATGCACAGCTATAGGCTACATTTTCAATCACATACAAAACAAACAGTATTAAGTACCCTACAAAGATCTGAAGTTCATTAACTTGGTTACCAGCAAAACTGAAATTCTTTTCTTTAATGCTAGCATTAACTCTCCCATTCAATCTTAACTAAGCCAGTCAACTTAACCCTATATACATTataaaaatattgtgtaaaattgctccatgagggtaatcatgtgtccaaccaacattgggaatttcttttgggcatttttatctATTCAGTGTGATGactgaaaattttgcccattctaaataACCATACTGGCTTCCCACATtgagtaaaatactgccccacaTTGATTGGGCACATATTATTTGTAATGCCCGGGCACCAtagccctgggaagcgggggtgctgggagTGCTGAAGCACCTCAAAAATTTCCTTGGGGATGCTGCGTGTactattttccataggcagcacccccaggtattctgaaagatgtgtaaaattgggaaaaCAGGTAACCAAaaagaccttcatttttttattgaaacccccttatttttgcttttaaaatttacatcagcacccccagtcaagaatcgttcccagggccctgccgGGCACGCGGCTACGAAATAACGCAGCattatgtaagtacatgtcagaccaaaaataaaaacgtaatatgtacaaagtcaatacaaaatctctttcatctaaaattcaCAAATGAGTGAAAATTCTCACTTGATTGTCGATAGCATTTAATATTATACTATTTATGACTGAATAATGTCACCGATGATATTtgtcccaaaaaaaaacaattaaagatttaaaaaacaaagaaatgaatgagaaaaataatttcattagcGTAATTTTTGGCTTGTAGTTGATAAGAATGccacaaagaatattttcaccaaaaattagctttCTATAggagtgaattagagcaaaaagtatgatgaataaataattcatataaaaagaaatatatgataatttatttcCGTACATGCAGTGGTGTAGATTAAGTCATCCTCTACCTTCGTGCACTTTTCGTCGTGATCGCTCGATccgcggccgagatcttaaagggggggggggggctctacAGGATATCCGATCCGATATCCGAAGATGACGTAAAACCACCCGGTACCAGGCACTCTCTAAAACAATGAGCAATACATTTATGCAAATGAAAGTTGACCAGTTCACCCTGATCATGGTTCGATATTGAAAAGAGTAACCAGGAGAGCATTTCAAGAAACAATAAAGTCAGTGATTTCCATTGACaagtgttataagctactgaaaatccttgcatctgattggcttagagcaaatttgtcCAGTGAAAAACCATTGACACGATGCCTTCATGAAACGTTCCCCCGCTAAATAACAACAAACTAAAATAGCAATAAAATGATTCAACCAGGTAATACCTGGAAAAGCCTGACACGGTTTGGTACGAGGGTGGTTCTCGTCAGGGAGTGAAAGTGTATAAATACAGTGAGCTATAACAGAATTTAATCAGGTTTGGAGCTGATCCTGTCATCCTGAGAAGCTATCAATACACGGAAAGAATTCAAAATTGCGGGACTGGAGTGACACCCCCAATACGCCAACATGGAGTTGAAAGCAACTGTGATCCTTGCTATCCTGGCTGCACTTGCTATGTCAGGTAAGCCTTCAAATTTGTATTTCGATCATCTGAAGGTATTATTACAAGATGATATTTTGATTATCGCAATTCATTGATAGAAATCATAactatttctattttgtttgataaaaggAGGAATAACGCttcatatcattatcaatcaCCACTGCTGTAttaatgggggagggggctagGGGCTAGCCCCCAAACCTTCCGTGACCAAGCAAAATTTTCAATACGAGAAAGAGAGATAAGTAgtgcaaaatgattttattttctgaatgttaaaatttgtcacaaattcatattttcattttagaagGTCAAAAGTTTCCGTCgcgattttaaaaaatatttccccATTTTATTACGCAAGGTTTTTATGTgtctttattactattattatttgggGAAGGGGGTGATTATGTCTTTGTCAAAAGTTGTAACTCGTAATTcaacaataatcatgattttcagtattctgactttgttgggggggggggggggttgctaatacaaaagaaaattgcCTATGTCAAATGGCTTATATCCTAAAATCTGTCAAATATTTTCAAGTTTAATATGACTATACATGAATAGTGTCACATCGAACCAAACAAACGATGAAAATCTTATTGTTCTTATAAATTCGGACTATAAGAACTAAATCATCATAAATCTTTAatcacataaaatatatatgaaatatcagACAGCAAGATATAGGCCTAGGCTCATTATTGGTAAAAATTAACATTGTAAAAACTAAGACAAATATTTAACAGAAATATCACATCGGAAATGATTCATATCATTGGAATCCTGAAAGGCTTAAGAAACTAATAGATTAATAGAAATTATTAAGTTTTCTGTACATTTTCCTCTTTTACAGCTAATGCACGAAGAGGTGATCGTGGAGGTATGGGGccagggagagagaggggagagggtCGTTTCGGAGGAAGACCTGACGGAGTGCCAATGGGAGGGCCAAGGCGAGGAGGTGGTGGAATGATGGATGGAAGGAGGTTTGATGGCCCCGGGTTGGGGCTTGGTGCCCCTCAGAGGGACCAACGAAGACAATTTGGTGGTCCGATGGTTGGTGGAAGAAGATCTGACGGTCCTTTCCGTGGCTCCAGACCTGAAGGAGTTGGAAGACCTTTCTTCGGTCAAGACGGAACCAGACGTGATGGTGGAGAAGAAGAAACCGCAGATGCCTCCAAAGAGTCTAAATCAATCTTTGATCGTTTTGGACTCGGTCCGCTTTTTAGAGGACAATCACGAGATCGGGGTCGTCTTCAGGATCAAGGAGGTCAGCATAACGACAACAGCGAAGAGGATGGAggtcatcgtcaccatcaccatcgctaccacccccaccatcatcaccaccgtcatAATCATACTGAAGGCCAACGCCCTCACAACAAGACGGGAAATTACCCACATCGTCATCACAACAAGACCGGAGACGGGGATTGGGACGGACCAAGATTCCAGATGAGGCCTTTCCGGTTCTTCAAAAACTGGCCATTTGGAAGACACAACCGAACCGAGGAAGGATCTCACGGACATGATGGCCGCCGCCATCCCTTTGGCAAGTTCCCAGGACGCTGGGGATCACATGAAAgcgaggaagaagaggaggagcagcagcagcagcaggagTCAACAACTAGGGAAAATGCAACCCCATCTTCCCCATCGGACGTGATAACACCATCCTCCCAACCGGAAGTGATTGAGATTGCaatcaatgacaatgaaataGATACTAATGTCATCGGACAACtgtaaattgtgttttaaaAATGACTGATactgtaaaaatgaagtctTCTATATCTTTCCTCTAGTATTGACTGATAAAAATTCCTGACGATGTTTCATCGATACTCAGGcatccatatattttttaatcacaaAGAGATAAGAAAATTGAATGAAGATACAACACGTTTCATCATGAATTTGACCTTTATCGTTATTGAAAGACTtgtaaaataaacatgataaatattatACCAAACTCGTGTTTTCATATAGCATTACTTTTTCATACACTACTACATAATTCTTAAATAATTActgaaagagaaaaggagagaatgTGATATTATGGGTTGAGATATTTTAGATTTAtaaatagaggggggggggtgggtggggaaAAATAGACTCCAAATAATTATTGGAATGAGCATGGTGAAAGAAAATAGGGGAGATAGATGCATGGGAAACTATTATGTGTGTGAAGTGCTACAGACAGAAGCTTGAAAGGAGAAAGAGGGACGAGCCAGAGAAGCCTAAAGAACTGAAGAGAGGGAGTGCGATATTAATAAATAGACACATGAGAGATTGGGAGTAGAAAGATCATGAAGATATATAGAGAGGAAAagtgatgaatatattaaagagtgagagagagatggaAGGGGAAAGGATGGGGTTGTTACTATAGTAATATAATGAGGTAAATTGTTACAGTATCTACCCCCATCCCCATCGTCCCAATGCTCAAGTGATCGGATCGACGGACATATATTCCATTAAAACACATCTTAAAAACATGCTCATCCCCCCTCATCCTGATTATTGTTGTTAGCAACGCCTCCATCATTTCCCTCCTCAATAAATCCCTTAGCCCCTGCTTGAGTTTAGGttatctttaaaggggaatcatcactatgacatcccatatgtggccaatttaaagtctccatgagtatagatTATATATGATtatcaatatttacaacttttaaaaattcataactttcttgttgtttgtccaatattgttcaaactttcacatatcAACTGGTctaatttatctttttcttataaaaacaagtttttaattgggttggattcccctttcagttattttccttattgttttacattttgttaGTTTTTCTTTTTGGTCCCCCTATTgcttttaatcatattttttaaattatcatattgtattttgttgCTTTCACCaatattgtatgtttttatgatttaattcaTATGATTTTGTGCTTTTGTCATTACCATGTTTGATTGTGtattgtactttttattttgtgtgtttATGGACCCCTACGAAAAACAGCATTTGCTGATAGAGTGTTCCATCCCACTAGtggaaaatgaatatataaatattgaattgaatttattagcaAATATCACTGTCAGGTACAATAATTTTACAAGGAATAATAcatcacatataaacaaaacatttggtaattggagctaacataaaagcaagatgctaatcgaggttagccccaaataatgtcattatcatagtttaaACAGTAAATCTAACTTAATctcaatattgtacatcaaattcaGTACCAATTCTACTTATTATACTGTTGCAGAAAATttc from the Lytechinus pictus isolate F3 Inbred chromosome 1, Lp3.0, whole genome shotgun sequence genome contains:
- the LOC135154223 gene encoding serine/threonine-protein phosphatase 1 regulatory subunit 10-like; the protein is MELKATVILAILAALAMSANARRGDRGGMGPGRERGEGRFGGRPDGVPMGGPRRGGGGMMDGRRFDGPGLGLGAPQRDQRRQFGGPMVGGRRSDGPFRGSRPEGVGRPFFGQDGTRRDGGEEETADASKESKSIFDRFGLGPLFRGQSRDRGRLQDQGGQHNDNSEEDGGHRHHHHRYHPHHHHHRHNHTEGQRPHNKTGNYPHRHHNKTGDGDWDGPRFQMRPFRFFKNWPFGRHNRTEEGSHGHDGRRHPFGKFPGRWGSHESEEEEEEQQQQQESTTRENATPSSPSDVITPSSQPEVIEIAINDNEIDTNVIGQL
- the LOC129260479 gene encoding serine/threonine-protein phosphatase 1 regulatory subunit 10-like — translated: MELKATVIVAILAALAMSANARRGDRGGMGPGRERGEGRFGGRPDGVPMGGPRRGGGGMMDGRRFDGPGLGLGAPQRDQRRQFGGPMVGGRRSDGPFRGSRPEGVGRPFFGQDGTRRDGGEEETADASKESKSIFDRFGLGPLFRGQSRDRGRLQDQGGQHNDNSEEDGGHRHHHHRYHPHHHHHRHNHTEGQRPHNKTGNYPHRHHNKTGDGDWDGPRFQMRPFRFFKNWPFGRHNRTEEGSHGHDGRRHPFGKFPGRWGSHESEEEEEEQQQQQESTTRENATPSSPSDVITPSSQPEVIEIAINDNEIDTNVIGQL